A window of Cellulomonas fimi contains these coding sequences:
- a CDS encoding TfoX/Sxy family protein, with product MVDEVLAGRVRVLVGARVPVVERRMFGGVAFLVGGHMAVGVSGRQGAVMVRVPPDETARLLAEPGTKPFEMNGRHATGWLLVEPSAVEDDADLAQWVDAGVDHARSLPPKPGAEG from the coding sequence ATGGTCGACGAGGTGCTGGCCGGGCGGGTGCGCGTGCTGGTCGGGGCGCGGGTGCCCGTCGTCGAGCGGCGGATGTTCGGCGGGGTCGCGTTCCTCGTCGGCGGTCACATGGCCGTCGGCGTGAGCGGGCGCCAGGGCGCGGTCATGGTCCGCGTCCCCCCGGACGAGACCGCCCGCCTCCTCGCCGAGCCGGGGACGAAGCCGTTCGAGATGAACGGCAGGCACGCCACCGGCTGGCTGCTCGTCGAGCCCTCGGCCGTCGAGGACGACGCCGATCTCGCGCAGTGGGTCGACGCGGGCGTCGACCACGCGCGCTCGCTCCCGCCGAAGCCCGGCGCGGAGGGCTGA
- the rho gene encoding transcription termination factor Rho, with protein MTDTIDPAVTTSGGSARAGSITALRLPELQALASELGVKGTSKMRKGDLVEAINAARGGNRSRALDEPRRTESVAVADAPPARERRRRAPQAAAPEETAAAPAAEREPAREQGDDQPRAERAPRAEREPRAERESRAEREPRADREPRGDREQERPRQDALAGLEAALDARLAPAESRDDRAARATDAVQGERRSRRSGRGQGAPEDQRRDDENRQQGGQQQAPQGQGQQGQGQQGGNRQGNQNQNRDQFGPDDDERGGRRRRSRDRYRDRDRKGRRGRGGQPDVSGLDDIEVTEDDVLLPVAGILDVLDSYAFVRTSGYLPGANDVYVSLNQVKKSGLRRGDAITGAVRQPREGEQPPQGNRPSKFNALVRLDTVNGMAPEEARNRAEFTKLTPLYPQERLRLETEPTRLTPRVIDIVAPIGKGQRGLIVAPPKAGKTIVMQQIANAITANNPEVHLMVVLVDERPEEVTDMERTVKGEVIASTFDRPASDHTIVAELAIERAKRLVELGQDVVVLLDSLTRLSRAYNLAAPASGRILSGGVDASALYPPKRFFGAARNIENGGSLTILASALVETGSKMDEVIFEEFKGTGNMELRLSRSLADKRIFPAVDVNASGTRREEILMSQDELKIIYKLRRVMGALDQQQAIELLIGKLRETKSNVEFLLQVQKTTPGGPIGDGEVGRTV; from the coding sequence GTGACAGACACCATCGATCCCGCCGTGACGACCTCCGGCGGGTCCGCCCGCGCCGGCTCGATCACCGCGCTGCGCCTGCCCGAGCTGCAGGCGCTCGCGTCCGAGCTCGGCGTCAAGGGCACCTCGAAGATGCGCAAGGGCGACCTGGTCGAGGCGATCAACGCCGCCCGTGGGGGCAACCGGTCCCGTGCGCTCGACGAGCCGCGCCGCACCGAGTCGGTCGCCGTGGCCGACGCCCCGCCCGCGCGGGAGCGTCGCCGCCGTGCGCCGCAGGCTGCCGCGCCGGAGGAGACCGCCGCAGCCCCCGCCGCCGAGCGCGAGCCGGCCCGTGAGCAGGGCGACGACCAGCCGCGCGCCGAGCGCGCGCCCCGTGCCGAGCGCGAGCCGCGTGCCGAGCGCGAGTCCCGCGCCGAGCGCGAGCCCCGTGCCGACCGCGAGCCGCGCGGCGACCGCGAGCAGGAGCGCCCGCGCCAGGACGCGCTCGCCGGTCTGGAGGCCGCGCTCGACGCGCGCCTCGCCCCGGCGGAGTCGCGTGACGACCGTGCCGCTCGGGCGACCGACGCCGTGCAGGGCGAGCGCCGCTCGCGCCGCTCCGGCCGGGGCCAGGGGGCCCCGGAGGACCAGCGCCGCGACGACGAGAACCGTCAGCAGGGCGGCCAGCAGCAGGCGCCGCAGGGTCAGGGCCAGCAGGGCCAGGGCCAGCAGGGCGGCAACCGCCAGGGCAACCAGAACCAGAACCGGGACCAGTTCGGTCCGGACGACGACGAGCGCGGCGGTCGCCGCCGTCGTTCGCGCGACCGCTACCGCGACCGGGACCGCAAGGGCCGCCGCGGCCGTGGCGGCCAGCCCGACGTGTCGGGCCTCGACGACATCGAGGTCACCGAGGACGACGTCCTCCTGCCCGTCGCGGGCATCCTCGACGTCCTCGACTCGTACGCGTTCGTCCGGACGTCGGGCTACCTCCCCGGCGCGAACGACGTGTACGTGTCGCTCAACCAGGTGAAGAAGTCCGGCCTGCGCCGCGGCGACGCGATCACCGGTGCCGTCCGCCAGCCCCGCGAGGGCGAGCAGCCGCCGCAGGGCAACCGGCCGAGCAAGTTCAACGCGCTCGTGCGTCTGGACACGGTCAACGGCATGGCGCCCGAGGAGGCGCGCAACCGGGCCGAGTTCACCAAGCTGACGCCGCTCTACCCGCAGGAGCGCCTGCGGCTCGAGACGGAGCCGACGCGCCTGACGCCCCGCGTGATCGACATCGTCGCGCCGATCGGCAAGGGCCAGCGCGGCCTCATCGTCGCGCCGCCCAAGGCCGGCAAGACGATCGTCATGCAGCAGATCGCGAACGCGATCACCGCGAACAACCCCGAGGTCCACCTCATGGTCGTGCTCGTCGACGAGCGCCCCGAGGAGGTCACGGACATGGAGCGGACGGTCAAGGGCGAGGTCATCGCCTCGACGTTCGACCGCCCCGCCTCCGACCACACGATCGTCGCGGAGCTCGCGATCGAGCGGGCCAAGCGCCTGGTCGAGCTCGGCCAGGACGTCGTCGTGCTGCTGGACTCGCTGACCCGTCTGTCGCGCGCCTACAACCTGGCGGCGCCGGCGTCGGGCCGCATCCTGTCCGGTGGTGTCGACGCGTCCGCGCTCTACCCGCCGAAGCGCTTCTTCGGTGCCGCGCGCAACATCGAGAACGGTGGCTCGCTCACCATCCTCGCGTCGGCGCTCGTCGAGACCGGCTCCAAGATGGACGAGGTCATCTTCGAGGAGTTCAAGGGCACCGGGAACATGGAGCTCCGGCTCTCCCGGTCGCTCGCGGACAAGCGGATCTTCCCGGCCGTCGACGTCAACGCGTCGGGCACGCGCCGCGAGGAGATCCTCATGTCGCAGGACGAGCTGAAGATCATCTACAAGCTCCGCCGTGTCATGGGTGCGCTCGACCAGCAGCAGGCGATCGAGCTGCTCATCGGCAAGCTCCGCGAGACCAAGTCGAACGTCGAGTTCCTGCTCCAGGTGCAGAAGACGACGCCCGGCGGTCCGATCGGCGACGGCGAGGTCGGCCGCACGGTCTGA
- the thrB gene encoding homoserine kinase: protein MRLGADHVRVRVPATSANLGPGFDALGVALTLHDELEVRALGTPGVTVEVTGEGAGEVPDDERHLVVQALRTALDHVGAPLTGLHLTCRNAIPHGRGLGSSAAAVVAGIVAARALVADPDALDDDTALALATAMEGHPDNAAPALLGGATVAWSDTGTGAVQAARIAVHDDVVPVAVVPGTHLSTKAARGVLPATVPHADAAFQAGRAALLVEALGRRPDLLLPATEDRLHQQQRRAVMRDSLALVDALRAAGVAAVVSGAGPTVLALARRTGKTTGPDGVVRGRTDADDALTAAFGGVMGGWRILPLTVDTEGARAERVPAGRPIG from the coding sequence ATGCGCCTGGGTGCGGACCACGTCCGCGTCCGCGTCCCCGCGACGAGCGCCAACCTCGGCCCGGGGTTCGACGCCCTGGGCGTCGCGCTCACGCTGCACGACGAGCTCGAGGTCCGTGCGCTCGGCACGCCCGGCGTCACGGTCGAGGTGACCGGCGAAGGCGCGGGGGAGGTGCCCGACGACGAGCGGCACCTCGTCGTGCAGGCGCTCCGCACCGCGCTCGACCACGTCGGCGCCCCGCTGACGGGCCTGCACCTGACCTGCCGCAACGCGATCCCGCACGGTCGCGGCCTCGGCTCGTCGGCCGCGGCGGTCGTCGCGGGGATCGTCGCGGCGCGTGCGCTCGTCGCCGACCCCGACGCGCTCGACGACGACACCGCGCTCGCGCTGGCCACGGCGATGGAGGGCCACCCGGACAACGCGGCGCCCGCGCTGCTGGGCGGCGCGACCGTCGCGTGGAGCGACACCGGGACGGGTGCGGTGCAGGCCGCGCGGATCGCGGTGCACGACGACGTCGTGCCCGTCGCCGTCGTGCCAGGCACCCACCTGTCGACCAAGGCCGCCCGTGGCGTCCTGCCCGCGACCGTCCCGCACGCCGACGCCGCGTTCCAGGCGGGGCGTGCCGCGCTGCTCGTCGAGGCGCTCGGACGGCGCCCGGACCTGCTGCTCCCGGCGACCGAGGACCGCCTCCACCAGCAGCAGCGCCGCGCCGTCATGCGCGACTCGCTGGCCCTCGTCGACGCGCTCCGGGCCGCCGGTGTCGCCGCCGTCGTGTCGGGCGCGGGGCCGACGGTTCTCGCCCTCGCGCGTCGCACCGGGAAGACGACGGGCCCCGACGGTGTTGTGCGTGGACGGACGGACGCCGACGACGCCCTCACCGCCGCGTTCGGCGGTGTCATGGGTGGCTGGCGCATCCTGCCGCTGACGGTCGACACCGAGGGCGCTCGTGCGGAGCGCGTGCCGGCGGGCCGCCCGATCGGGTGA
- the thrC gene encoding threonine synthase has protein sequence MAHQWRGVIAEYADRLPAHVQEKVVTLGEGGTPLIPAPALSERSGADVYVKFEGMNPTGSFKDRGMTTAISASAARGAKAVVCASTGNTSASAAAYATRAGMLCAVLVPDGKIAMGKLSQAIAHGARLLQVDGNFDDCLVAARKLAEVYPVDLVNSVNPDRIEGQKTGAFEIVDALGDAPDIHVLPVGNAGNITAYWKGYREYAGLDAGEEHGAVATRTPVMWGFQAAGAAPIVQGHPVDQPETIATAIRIGNPASWQQAEDARDVSGGLIEAVTDAQILAAHRVLSAEVGVFVEPASAAGVAGLLMLAEQGRVPAGARIAITVTGHGLKDPQWALKTPEGHDVEPVRVSADVVSIAAALGLD, from the coding sequence ATGGCCCACCAGTGGCGCGGCGTGATCGCCGAGTACGCCGACCGCCTGCCCGCGCACGTCCAGGAGAAGGTCGTCACGCTGGGGGAGGGCGGCACGCCGCTGATCCCAGCGCCGGCGCTGTCGGAGCGCTCGGGCGCGGACGTGTACGTGAAGTTCGAGGGCATGAACCCGACGGGCTCCTTCAAGGACCGCGGCATGACGACCGCGATCTCCGCGTCGGCGGCGCGGGGCGCGAAGGCGGTCGTGTGCGCATCGACGGGCAACACGTCGGCGTCGGCCGCGGCGTACGCGACCCGTGCGGGCATGCTCTGCGCGGTGCTCGTGCCGGACGGCAAGATCGCGATGGGCAAGCTGTCGCAGGCGATCGCGCACGGCGCGCGGCTGCTGCAGGTCGACGGCAACTTCGACGACTGCCTCGTCGCCGCGCGCAAGCTCGCCGAGGTGTACCCGGTCGACCTCGTGAACTCCGTGAACCCGGACCGCATCGAGGGCCAGAAGACGGGCGCGTTCGAGATCGTCGACGCGCTGGGCGACGCGCCCGACATCCACGTCCTGCCCGTCGGCAACGCCGGCAACATCACCGCGTACTGGAAGGGCTACCGCGAGTACGCGGGCCTCGACGCGGGCGAGGAGCACGGCGCCGTCGCGACCCGGACACCGGTCATGTGGGGCTTCCAGGCCGCGGGCGCCGCGCCGATCGTCCAGGGCCACCCGGTCGACCAGCCGGAGACGATCGCGACCGCGATCCGCATCGGCAACCCCGCGTCGTGGCAGCAGGCGGAGGACGCGCGCGACGTGTCGGGCGGTCTCATCGAGGCCGTGACGGACGCGCAGATCCTCGCCGCGCACCGCGTGCTGTCCGCCGAGGTCGGCGTGTTCGTCGAGCCCGCGTCGGCCGCCGGCGTGGCGGGGCTGCTCATGCTCGCCGAGCAGGGCCGCGTGCCCGCGGGTGCGCGCATCGCGATCACGGTGACGGGCCACGGGCTCAAGGACCCGCAGTGGGCGCTCAAGACCCCCGAGGGCCACGACGTCGAGCCCGTGCGCGTCTCCGCGGACGTGGTGTCGATCGCCGCCGCGCTCGGCCTGGACTGA
- a CDS encoding homoserine dehydrogenase: MTPTDREAVPVVLPSDPRPSLRVAVLGCGVVGTEVVRLLTTQADDLAARVGARLELVGVAVRDVDAERDPVVDRTLLTADGTSLVEKADVVVEVMGGIEPARSLLLHAIEHGASVVTANKALLAQDGPTLYAAVDAAGTDLYFEAAVAGAIPIVRPVRESLAGDHVRRVLGIVNGTTNYVLDRMTTEGLDLDQAVKEAQALGYAEADPTADVEGYDAAAKAAILASLAFHTRVALDDVHREGITAVTAQDVEWAARTGHVIKLLAIAERGETADGTSGVQVRVHPALLPAEHPLAGVRGAFNAVFVEAEAAGELMFYGRGAGGVPTASAVLGDVVSVARHRVLGGKGPVESSYAAFPVLPAAAARTRYQVRLEVADRPGVLAQVAAVLASHDVSIEAVRQTPARDGDPTSAVAHLVITTHTAPDAALQATVDAVAGLDVVRSIVSVLRVEGA, from the coding sequence GTGACACCCACCGACCGAGAGGCCGTCCCCGTGGTCCTGCCGTCCGACCCCCGTCCGTCCCTGCGCGTCGCCGTCCTCGGCTGCGGCGTCGTCGGCACGGAGGTCGTCCGGCTCCTCACCACGCAGGCCGACGACCTGGCCGCACGGGTCGGCGCCCGGCTGGAGCTCGTCGGGGTCGCGGTGCGCGACGTCGACGCGGAGCGCGACCCCGTCGTCGACCGCACGCTGCTCACCGCCGACGGCACGTCGCTCGTCGAGAAGGCCGACGTCGTCGTCGAGGTCATGGGCGGCATCGAGCCCGCGCGGAGCCTGCTGCTGCACGCGATCGAGCACGGCGCGTCCGTCGTCACCGCGAACAAGGCGCTGCTCGCGCAGGACGGCCCGACGCTCTACGCCGCCGTCGACGCCGCCGGCACCGACCTCTACTTCGAGGCGGCCGTCGCGGGCGCCATCCCGATCGTCCGCCCGGTGCGCGAGTCGCTCGCGGGCGACCACGTGCGTCGCGTGCTCGGCATCGTCAACGGCACGACCAACTACGTGCTCGACCGCATGACGACCGAGGGCCTCGACCTCGACCAGGCGGTCAAGGAGGCGCAGGCGCTCGGCTACGCGGAGGCCGACCCGACGGCCGACGTCGAGGGCTACGACGCCGCCGCGAAGGCCGCGATCCTCGCGTCCCTGGCGTTCCACACGCGCGTCGCGCTCGACGACGTGCACCGCGAGGGCATCACCGCGGTCACCGCGCAGGACGTCGAGTGGGCGGCGCGCACGGGTCACGTCATCAAGCTGCTCGCGATCGCCGAGCGCGGGGAGACCGCCGACGGCACGTCCGGCGTCCAGGTCCGGGTGCACCCCGCGCTGCTGCCCGCGGAGCACCCGCTCGCGGGCGTGCGCGGCGCGTTCAACGCGGTGTTCGTCGAGGCCGAGGCCGCGGGCGAGCTCATGTTCTACGGCCGCGGCGCGGGCGGTGTCCCCACCGCGTCGGCGGTCCTGGGCGACGTCGTGTCGGTCGCGCGGCACCGCGTCCTCGGCGGCAAGGGCCCGGTCGAGTCGTCGTACGCGGCGTTCCCGGTGCTGCCCGCCGCGGCGGCCCGCACGCGCTACCAGGTACGCCTCGAGGTCGCCGACCGGCCCGGCGTGCTCGCGCAGGTGGCCGCGGTCCTCGCGTCGCACGACGTGTCGATCGAAGCGGTGCGCCAGACGCCCGCGCGCGACGGGGACCCGACGAGCGCGGTCGCGCACCTCGTCATCACGACGCACACCGCCCCCGACGCTGCCCTGCAGGCCACCGTCGACGCCGTCGCCGGCCTCGACGTGGTCCGCAGCATCGTGTCCGTCCTGCGAGTCGAAGGAGCCTGA
- the lysA gene encoding diaminopimelate decarboxylase, with product MTGAAPQPSAHLHDAATVVPGEPWSTGVARGDDGAVRVAGVDVRDLAAEHGTPAYVLDEQDLRTRARTYRRAFTEAFAQVGAEVDVYYAGKAFLSVAVARWVHEEGLRVDTASGGELAVALRAGVPGADIGLHGNNKSDDELTTALDAGVGRIIVDSLVEIERLADLVAARGGEPAPVMVRVTTGVHAGGHEYISTAHEDQKFGLSLAPTQGTADTVADADDDSPAMTALLAVLARPELRLLGIHSHIGSQILDPSGFAVAAKSVLALRARLARRTGVLVAEVDLGGGYGIAYLPGEVALDPDRIAKEIAASVADSAAEVGTDVPRFSIEPGRAIVGPAGLTLYTVGTVKPVRVDEGLTRLYVSVDGGMSDNIRPALYGARYHAEVVGRLSTAERALARVVGKHCESGDIVVHEVLLPGDVRAGDLLAVAATGAYGRSMASNYNLLTRPPVVAVADGASRVLVRRETVADLLSLDTDA from the coding sequence GTGACCGGGGCGGCCCCGCAGCCGTCCGCGCACCTGCACGACGCCGCGACGGTCGTCCCCGGCGAGCCGTGGTCGACGGGCGTCGCCCGCGGCGACGACGGTGCCGTGCGCGTCGCGGGCGTCGACGTCCGGGACCTTGCCGCGGAGCACGGCACCCCGGCCTACGTCCTCGACGAGCAGGACCTGCGCACGCGTGCGCGGACCTACCGCCGCGCGTTCACCGAGGCGTTCGCGCAGGTCGGCGCGGAGGTCGACGTCTACTACGCGGGCAAGGCATTCCTGTCGGTCGCGGTCGCGCGCTGGGTGCACGAGGAGGGCCTGCGCGTCGACACCGCGTCGGGCGGCGAGCTCGCGGTCGCGCTGCGCGCAGGCGTCCCGGGCGCCGACATCGGCCTGCACGGCAACAACAAGTCGGACGACGAGCTCACGACGGCGCTCGACGCGGGCGTCGGCCGGATCATCGTCGACTCGCTCGTCGAGATCGAGCGCCTGGCGGACCTCGTCGCGGCGCGCGGCGGCGAGCCGGCACCCGTGATGGTGCGCGTCACGACCGGCGTGCACGCCGGCGGCCACGAGTACATCTCGACCGCGCACGAGGACCAGAAGTTCGGCCTGTCGCTGGCACCGACCCAGGGGACCGCGGACACGGTCGCCGACGCCGACGACGACAGCCCCGCGATGACCGCGCTGCTCGCGGTGCTCGCCCGCCCGGAGCTGCGGCTGCTCGGCATCCACTCGCACATCGGCTCGCAGATCCTCGACCCGTCGGGGTTCGCGGTGGCCGCGAAGTCCGTGCTCGCGCTTCGCGCCCGGCTCGCGCGGCGCACGGGCGTGCTCGTCGCGGAGGTCGACCTCGGCGGCGGGTACGGCATCGCCTACCTGCCCGGCGAGGTCGCGCTCGACCCCGACCGCATCGCCAAGGAGATCGCCGCGTCGGTCGCCGACAGCGCTGCCGAGGTCGGCACGGACGTGCCGCGGTTCTCGATCGAGCCGGGCCGCGCGATCGTCGGGCCGGCGGGGCTCACGCTCTACACCGTCGGGACCGTCAAGCCCGTGCGCGTCGACGAGGGCCTGACGCGGCTGTACGTGTCCGTCGACGGCGGCATGAGCGACAACATCCGCCCCGCGCTGTACGGCGCGCGGTACCACGCGGAGGTCGTCGGGCGGCTGTCCACGGCCGAGCGCGCGCTGGCCCGCGTCGTTGGGAAGCACTGCGAGAGCGGCGACATCGTGGTGCACGAGGTGCTCCTGCCGGGCGACGTGCGCGCGGGCGACCTGCTCGCGGTCGCCGCGACGGGGGCCTACGGGCGCTCGATGGCGTCGAACTACAACCTGCTGACGCGCCCGCCGGTGGTCGCGGTCGCCGACGGCGCGTCGCGCGTGCTCGTCCGCCGCGAGACGGTCGCCGACCTCCTGTCCCTCGACACCGACGCCTGA
- the argS gene encoding arginine--tRNA ligase, which produces MTPAQLSEALRAALVHAVDDGTFALDPAAIPATVHLERPRQREHGDWATNVAMQLAKKAGTNPRAFAEELARRLGETPGVASVEVAGPGFLNIRLDAAAAGELARSIVEQGVEYGRGDALAGVRINLEFVSANPTGPLHIGGVRWAAVGDSLARVLEAAGADVTREYYFNDHGAQIDRFARSLVARALGEDAPEDGYGGSYITDIAEQVVADALAAGETDPRTLPRDEATEAFRARGVDLMFAEIKQSLHDFGVDFDVYFHEDTLHESGAVERAVERLRESGHVFEQDGAVWLRTTDFGDDKDRVVIKSDGEGAYISGDIAYYLDKRERGFDRVVIMLGADHHGYIGRMMAVCAAFGDTPHVNLEILIGQMVNLVKDGEPVRMSKRAGTVLTIEDLVDAVGVDAARYSLARSSADSTIDLDLDLLASAKNENPVYYVQYAHARTVNVGRNAADAGVRKEDGFDASLLDHESESVLLGRLAELPRVINQAAELREPHRVARYLEELAGSYHKWYDQRRVTPWGDEEVTDVHRTRLWLNDATRQVLANGLGLLGVSAPERM; this is translated from the coding sequence GTGACTCCCGCCCAGCTCTCCGAGGCCCTCCGGGCCGCTCTCGTGCACGCCGTCGACGACGGCACGTTCGCCCTCGACCCGGCCGCGATCCCCGCGACCGTGCACCTGGAGCGACCGCGGCAGCGCGAGCACGGCGACTGGGCGACGAACGTCGCGATGCAGCTCGCGAAGAAGGCCGGCACGAACCCGCGCGCGTTCGCCGAGGAGCTGGCCCGTCGGCTCGGCGAGACCCCCGGCGTCGCGTCGGTCGAGGTCGCCGGGCCCGGGTTCCTCAACATCCGTCTCGACGCGGCCGCGGCGGGCGAGCTCGCGCGCTCGATCGTCGAGCAGGGCGTCGAGTACGGGCGCGGCGACGCGCTCGCGGGCGTGCGGATCAACCTGGAGTTCGTGTCGGCGAACCCGACGGGTCCGCTGCACATCGGCGGCGTCCGCTGGGCGGCCGTCGGCGACAGCCTCGCGCGCGTTCTCGAGGCGGCGGGTGCTGACGTGACCCGCGAGTACTACTTCAACGACCACGGCGCGCAGATCGACCGCTTCGCGCGCTCGCTGGTCGCGCGCGCCCTGGGCGAGGACGCCCCCGAGGACGGCTACGGCGGCTCCTACATCACGGACATCGCGGAGCAGGTCGTCGCGGACGCGCTCGCGGCAGGTGAGACGGACCCGCGCACGCTGCCGCGCGACGAGGCGACGGAGGCGTTCCGCGCGCGCGGCGTCGACCTGATGTTCGCCGAGATCAAGCAGTCGCTGCACGACTTCGGCGTCGACTTCGACGTGTACTTCCACGAGGACACGCTGCACGAGTCGGGCGCCGTCGAGCGGGCCGTCGAGCGGCTCCGCGAGAGCGGCCACGTGTTCGAGCAGGACGGTGCCGTCTGGCTGCGCACGACCGACTTCGGCGACGACAAGGACCGCGTCGTCATCAAGTCCGACGGCGAGGGCGCCTACATCTCGGGCGACATCGCGTACTACCTGGACAAGCGCGAGCGCGGCTTCGACCGCGTCGTCATCATGCTCGGCGCCGACCACCACGGGTACATCGGCCGGATGATGGCCGTGTGCGCGGCGTTCGGCGACACCCCGCACGTCAACCTCGAGATCCTCATCGGGCAGATGGTCAACCTGGTGAAGGACGGCGAGCCGGTGCGCATGTCGAAGCGCGCGGGCACGGTCCTGACGATCGAGGACCTCGTCGACGCGGTCGGCGTGGACGCCGCGCGGTACTCGCTCGCGCGCTCGTCGGCGGACTCGACCATCGACCTCGACCTCGACCTGCTGGCGTCGGCGAAGAACGAGAACCCCGTCTACTACGTGCAGTACGCGCATGCGCGCACCGTCAACGTCGGCCGGAACGCCGCCGACGCGGGGGTGCGCAAGGAGGACGGCTTCGACGCGTCGCTGCTCGACCACGAGTCGGAGTCGGTGCTGCTGGGGCGCCTGGCCGAGCTGCCGCGGGTGATCAACCAGGCCGCCGAGCTGCGCGAGCCGCACCGCGTGGCGCGCTACCTGGAGGAGCTCGCCGGGTCGTACCACAAGTGGTACGACCAGCGCCGGGTCACGCCGTGGGGCGACGAGGAGGTCACGGACGTGCACCGCACGCGGCTGTGGCTCAACGACGCGACGCGTCAGGTGCTCGCGAACGGCCTGGGCCTGCTGGGCGTGAGCGCGCCGGAGCGGATGTGA
- a CDS encoding FadR/GntR family transcriptional regulator, which yields MARRPGLIDTAVDALRSRITSGEWPVGSRIPPEPALVDLLGVGRNTVREAVQSLVHAGLLERRQGSGTYVLSTSELAVTMGRHIADARQRDVVEVRRALEVEAARLAARRRTATDASALLDARDARAAAYQAGDLDKMVVTDLDLHRTIVRTAANPVLVSLYENLLDAIGENIRFNFVSDTHGGDAHDGLVEAIVAGDDGRAVAETSGYLSAFLGEA from the coding sequence ATGGCGCGACGTCCCGGACTCATCGACACCGCCGTCGACGCGCTCCGCAGCCGCATCACCTCGGGCGAGTGGCCCGTCGGCTCGCGCATCCCTCCCGAACCCGCCCTCGTCGACCTCCTCGGGGTCGGCCGCAACACCGTCCGCGAGGCCGTGCAGTCGCTCGTGCACGCCGGGCTGCTGGAGCGTCGGCAGGGATCGGGCACGTACGTCCTGTCCACCTCGGAGCTCGCCGTCACGATGGGGCGGCACATCGCCGACGCCCGCCAGCGCGACGTCGTCGAGGTGCGCCGCGCGCTGGAGGTGGAGGCCGCCCGCCTCGCCGCGCGTCGCCGCACCGCGACCGACGCGTCCGCGCTGCTCGACGCGCGCGACGCCCGTGCGGCGGCCTACCAGGCCGGTGACCTCGACAAGATGGTCGTGACCGACCTCGACCTGCACCGCACGATCGTGCGGACCGCCGCGAACCCCGTGCTGGTCTCGCTGTACGAGAACCTGCTCGACGCGATCGGCGAGAACATCCGGTTCAACTTCGTGAGCGACACCCACGGCGGCGACGCGCACGACGGGCTGGTCGAGGCGATCGTCGCGGGCGACGACGGCCGCGCCGTCGCGGAGACGTCCGGGTACCTGTCCGCGTTTCTCGGCGAGGCGTGA
- a CDS encoding SDR family oxidoreductase has translation MPTSTPTTRVALVTGGSGGIGAAVAQRLAADGHAVAVHYAGNRAKADDLVTKITSTGGQAIAVGGDVADEVAMTAAFDEVESTFGGLDVVVHTAGVMVLGPVVDYGLDDFDRLVRTNLRGTFVVAQQAARRVRGGGAIVLFSTSVTRTQLPTYGPYVATKAAVEGLTLVLARELRGKDVTVNTVAPGPTATPLFLDGKDDQTIERLAQAAPLERLGRPVDIAETVAFLAGPARWVNGQTLFTNGGLA, from the coding sequence ATGCCCACCAGCACCCCCACCACCCGCGTCGCGCTCGTCACCGGCGGCTCCGGCGGCATCGGCGCGGCCGTCGCGCAGCGCCTCGCCGCCGACGGCCACGCGGTGGCCGTGCACTACGCCGGCAACCGCGCGAAGGCCGACGACCTGGTCACGAAGATCACGTCCACCGGCGGCCAGGCGATCGCCGTGGGCGGCGACGTCGCCGACGAGGTCGCGATGACCGCCGCGTTCGACGAGGTCGAGTCGACCTTCGGCGGCCTCGACGTCGTCGTCCACACCGCCGGCGTCATGGTGCTCGGCCCGGTCGTCGACTACGGGCTCGACGACTTCGACCGCCTCGTGCGCACCAACCTGCGCGGCACGTTCGTCGTCGCGCAGCAGGCCGCCCGTCGCGTCCGCGGCGGCGGCGCGATCGTCCTGTTCTCGACGTCGGTGACCCGGACCCAGCTCCCCACCTACGGCCCGTACGTCGCGACCAAGGCCGCCGTCGAGGGCCTCACGCTCGTCCTCGCGCGCGAGCTCCGCGGCAAGGACGTCACGGTCAACACCGTCGCACCCGGCCCGACCGCGACCCCGCTGTTCCTCGACGGCAAGGACGACCAGACGATCGAGCGGCTCGCGCAGGCCGCGCCGCTCGAGCGCCTCGGCCGGCCCGTGGACATCGCCGAGACGGTCGCGTTCCTCGCCGGGCCGGCCCGCTGGGTCAACGGCCAGACGCTCTTCACCAACGGCGGCCTCGCCTGA